Proteins encoded within one genomic window of Gammaproteobacteria bacterium:
- a CDS encoding tetratricopeptide repeat protein, protein MNHASAPSTRNPRARWLTALALGAALATLAACTPPEERAANYMKKAEELFAQGDYVKAKLEAANAAQIEPKNARAHYMLAEIAEKQQEFRPMIQQLLMAVDSDPNMVPARVKLGTLYFFGQAYEQAAEQAKAATALAPDDPTVRVLNARLLLQDKKMEEGRKELDAALAKDPDLVDGILLRAAIEAQQGDAAAGLKILDAGIARLAAEAAKPLRQVRIAILAQQNRKDEVEQGIRDLIRDFPKEEELQYQLARFYAGEGRIDDAEKVMRSVIATDPKDVDARLGLAQFLGQMRSPEEAEKALEAFVAEDPDQPELRLALGRLYEATRKPDAALAVYEELAKRDPKSKAGMSARVRVAALKIAKGEIEPGRAQIEAVLADEPDNPEALLIRAGLRVRDKKFDDAIADIRTVLRKEPENTRAMLLLARTHTLMDDKVLAKDAYRRLIAADPLNADGPRELAALEVADKNIDGAEQVLRDHLKKAPGDLDAGSRLVTLLGSQKQWSAAEAEARRMVALPDDKGVGYFQLARVMRSQEKNAEAADAFRKALERNPQWTLALEGLVGTLNAMGRKDEAMKALKDFQAANPQDLSAKFLEGGVRAQAGDKVSAEKIFQEIVTAQPKASMAWAALASLDNDDPAARIEAYKKGLAANPGNAELGMLLGSEYEQQRRWDEAITHYEELLKANPKVEVAANNLAALLLDYRSDAASWSHALELVKPLAETTNPAVLDTIGWAYYRNKDYPKAVQFLERAVAGASNIPMLQYHLGMAYIATNNTAGAKQSLGKAVGDGKAEFPGVVEAKAALAKLGAG, encoded by the coding sequence ATGAACCATGCATCGGCCCCGTCCACCCGCAACCCGCGTGCCCGCTGGCTGACCGCGCTGGCGCTCGGCGCGGCGCTCGCCACGCTCGCCGCCTGCACGCCGCCGGAGGAGCGCGCCGCCAACTACATGAAGAAGGCGGAGGAGCTCTTCGCCCAGGGCGACTACGTCAAGGCGAAGCTCGAGGCGGCGAACGCCGCGCAGATCGAGCCGAAGAACGCCAGGGCGCACTACATGCTGGCGGAGATCGCCGAGAAGCAGCAGGAATTCCGGCCGATGATCCAGCAGCTGCTGATGGCCGTGGACTCCGATCCGAACATGGTCCCGGCGCGCGTCAAGCTCGGCACGCTGTACTTCTTCGGCCAGGCCTACGAGCAGGCCGCCGAGCAGGCCAAGGCCGCCACCGCGCTGGCGCCCGATGACCCGACGGTGCGGGTGCTCAACGCGCGCCTGCTGCTCCAGGACAAGAAGATGGAGGAGGGCCGCAAGGAACTCGATGCCGCGCTGGCCAAGGACCCGGACCTGGTGGACGGCATCCTGCTGCGCGCCGCCATCGAGGCCCAGCAGGGCGACGCCGCCGCCGGCCTGAAGATCCTCGATGCCGGCATCGCCCGGCTCGCTGCCGAGGCCGCCAAGCCGCTGCGCCAGGTGCGCATCGCCATCCTCGCCCAGCAGAACCGCAAGGACGAGGTGGAGCAGGGCATCCGTGACCTGATCCGCGACTTTCCCAAGGAAGAGGAGCTGCAGTACCAGCTGGCGCGCTTCTACGCCGGCGAGGGCCGCATCGACGACGCCGAGAAGGTCATGCGCAGCGTCATCGCCACGGACCCCAAGGATGTCGACGCGCGCCTCGGCCTGGCGCAGTTCCTCGGCCAGATGCGCAGCCCCGAGGAGGCGGAGAAGGCGCTCGAGGCCTTCGTCGCCGAGGATCCCGACCAGCCCGAGCTGCGGCTCGCCCTCGGCCGGCTCTACGAGGCCACGCGCAAGCCCGATGCGGCGCTCGCCGTCTACGAGGAGCTGGCCAAGCGCGATCCGAAGTCCAAGGCCGGGATGTCGGCGCGGGTGCGGGTGGCGGCGCTGAAGATCGCCAAGGGCGAGATCGAGCCCGGCCGGGCGCAGATCGAGGCCGTGCTCGCCGACGAACCCGACAACCCCGAGGCGCTGCTGATCCGCGCCGGGCTGCGCGTGCGCGACAAGAAGTTCGACGACGCCATCGCCGATATCCGCACGGTGCTGCGCAAGGAGCCGGAGAACACCCGGGCGATGCTGCTGCTGGCCCGCACCCACACGCTGATGGACGACAAGGTCCTCGCCAAGGATGCCTACCGGCGCCTGATCGCCGCCGACCCGCTGAATGCCGATGGCCCGCGCGAGCTCGCGGCCCTGGAAGTGGCGGACAAGAACATCGACGGCGCCGAGCAGGTGCTGCGCGACCACCTGAAGAAGGCGCCCGGCGACCTCGATGCCGGCAGCCGTCTGGTGACGCTGCTCGGCTCGCAGAAGCAGTGGAGCGCCGCCGAGGCCGAGGCGCGCCGCATGGTGGCGCTGCCCGACGACAAGGGCGTCGGCTACTTCCAGCTGGCGCGCGTCATGCGCTCGCAGGAGAAGAACGCCGAGGCGGCGGACGCCTTCCGCAAAGCGCTGGAGCGCAACCCGCAGTGGACCCTGGCGCTGGAAGGCCTGGTCGGCACGCTCAACGCCATGGGCCGCAAGGACGAGGCGATGAAGGCGCTGAAGGACTTCCAGGCGGCCAATCCGCAGGACCTCTCGGCGAAGTTCCTCGAGGGTGGCGTGCGCGCCCAGGCCGGTGACAAGGTCTCCGCCGAGAAGATCTTCCAGGAGATCGTCACCGCCCAGCCCAAGGCCAGCATGGCCTGGGCGGCGCTGGCCAGCCTCGACAACGACGACCCGGCCGCGCGCATCGAGGCGTACAAGAAGGGTCTCGCCGCCAACCCCGGCAATGCCGAGCTCGGCATGCTGCTCGGCTCGGAGTACGAGCAGCAGCGTCGCTGGGACGAGGCCATCACCCACTACGAGGAACTGCTCAAGGCCAACCCGAAGGTCGAGGTGGCCGCCAACAACCTGGCCGCGCTGCTGCTGGACTACCGCTCCGACGCGGCGAGCTGGTCGCATGCGCTGGAGCTGGTCAAGCCGCTCGCGGAGACCACCAACCCCGCGGTGCTCGACACCATTGGCTGGGCCTATTACCGCAACAAGGACTACCCGAAGGCGGTGCAGTTCCTCGAGCGGGCGGTGGCCGGCGCCAGCAACATCCCCATGCTGCAGTACCACCTGGGCATGGCCTACATCGCCACCAACAACACCGCGGGCGCGAAGCAGTCGCTGGGCAAGGCCGTGGGTGACGGCAAGGCCGAGTTCCCCGGCGTGGTCGAGGCGAAGGCGGCGCTGGCGAAGCTCGGCGCGGGCTGA
- the wecB gene encoding UDP-N-acetylglucosamine 2-epimerase (non-hydrolyzing): protein MSRPVLVHLVAAARPNFMKVAPLYHALAADPLFAPRIVHTGQHYDANMSDAFFSDLGLPEPHHHLAVGSGSHAEQTGRVMMAYEQVALRERPDWTIVVGDVNSTAAVALVCAKLLIPVAHLEAGLRSGDRAMPEEINRLVTDAISDLLWTPSPDGDENLRREGVPASRIERVGNIMLDSFELLRAKIAADATSAGLGLGGRRYGVVTLHRPSNVDDPATLRGLVTQLQAAARSIDMVFPVHPRTRKQLREFGLHDGLATTPGIRLIEPLGYVQFMGLVTHAALAVTDSGGLQEETTYLGIPCLTVRPNTERPVTVTEGSNRLVKPAALLENIGKALAGDWPAGRKPELWDGRTAGRCVASLRARLETAPAAAINGVS, encoded by the coding sequence ATGAGCCGCCCGGTCCTCGTGCACCTGGTGGCCGCGGCGCGCCCGAACTTCATGAAGGTGGCGCCGCTCTACCATGCGCTGGCCGCCGATCCGCTGTTCGCACCGCGCATCGTCCACACCGGCCAGCATTACGACGCCAACATGTCGGATGCCTTCTTCAGCGACCTGGGGCTGCCCGAGCCGCATCATCACCTCGCCGTCGGCAGCGGCAGCCACGCCGAGCAGACCGGCCGCGTGATGATGGCCTACGAGCAGGTCGCGCTGCGCGAGCGGCCGGACTGGACCATCGTCGTCGGCGACGTCAACTCCACGGCCGCGGTGGCCCTGGTCTGCGCCAAGCTGCTGATCCCGGTGGCACACCTCGAGGCGGGCCTGCGCAGCGGCGACCGCGCCATGCCGGAGGAGATCAACCGGCTGGTCACCGATGCCATCTCCGACCTGCTGTGGACGCCTTCGCCCGACGGCGACGAGAACCTGCGGCGCGAGGGCGTGCCCGCCTCGCGCATCGAGCGCGTCGGCAACATCATGCTCGACTCCTTCGAGCTGCTGCGCGCGAAGATCGCCGCCGACGCCACCAGCGCCGGCCTCGGCCTCGGCGGCCGCCGCTACGGCGTGGTCACCCTGCACCGGCCCTCCAACGTCGACGACCCGGCGACCCTGCGCGGCCTGGTCACGCAGCTGCAGGCGGCCGCCCGCTCCATCGACATGGTGTTCCCGGTGCACCCGCGCACGCGCAAGCAGCTGCGCGAGTTCGGCCTGCACGACGGCCTGGCGACCACGCCCGGCATCCGCCTGATCGAGCCGCTGGGCTACGTGCAGTTCATGGGCCTGGTCACCCACGCGGCCCTGGCGGTCACCGATTCCGGCGGGCTGCAGGAGGAGACTACCTACCTCGGCATTCCCTGCCTGACCGTGCGGCCCAACACCGAGCGGCCGGTCACGGTCACCGAGGGCAGCAACCGGCTGGTGAAGCCGGCGGCGCTGTTGGAGAATATCGGCAAAGCGCTCGCCGGCGACTGGCCGGCGGGGCGCAAGCCCGAACTGTGGGACGGGCGCACGGCCGGCCGCTGTGTCGCCAGCCTGCGTGCCCGCCTCGAGACGGCCCCGGCGGCCGCCATCAACGGAGTGTCCTGA
- the xrtD gene encoding VPLPA-CTERM-specific exosortase XrtD, giving the protein MSAETIAPSGAPAPGSASKLPATLLLAVLIGILIFAFRDSLHWMWVKDWPRDEYNHCYLIPFIAAFLIATRSRELAAVPWPGSLAGLWLVLLGFLLLLLGSLSSIFTIAQYGFITAVWGCFVAVWGWPAVKLVWPALFYLVFMVPLPDFLEVKLTAGLQLLSTQIGVAVIRLAGVPVFVEGNLIDLGSYQLAVAEACSGLRYLFPLMSFGFLCAVLFQAPAWQRAIVFLSSVPLTVLMNSVRIGGIGILVSLYGSEQAEGFLHDFEGWVVFMACVAILFLEMTLMARLSGRRLLRSLRMDTPPLAEAWRIFTAQGAQRAGFVAGLAVLIGTAIMGVVEQRQDLVPARSSLASFPLVLGDWHGSEMPVDQVSLDTLKADDTILALYRRADEHAEVSLWMAYYSNQRSGRAIHSPATCLPGGGWQMQMLQAVEIPDVRADGGPLPVNRSIIAQGGARQLVYYWFAQRGRMLTNEYLVKWYIFWDGLTQRRTDGALVRVITMVDDGPDGLEKADQRLQAFVRALDPKLAYFVPGREAVLQTAKAE; this is encoded by the coding sequence ATGTCAGCAGAGACGATTGCACCATCCGGCGCGCCAGCCCCGGGCAGCGCCAGCAAGCTGCCCGCCACCCTGCTGCTGGCGGTGCTCATCGGTATCCTGATCTTCGCCTTCCGCGACTCCCTGCACTGGATGTGGGTCAAGGACTGGCCGCGCGACGAGTACAACCACTGCTACCTGATCCCGTTCATCGCCGCCTTCCTGATCGCCACCCGCTCGCGCGAACTGGCGGCGGTGCCCTGGCCGGGCTCGCTCGCCGGGCTGTGGCTGGTGCTGCTCGGTTTCCTGCTGCTGCTGCTCGGCTCGTTGAGTTCGATCTTCACCATCGCGCAGTACGGCTTCATCACCGCCGTCTGGGGCTGCTTCGTCGCCGTCTGGGGCTGGCCGGCGGTGAAGCTGGTGTGGCCGGCGCTGTTCTACCTGGTGTTCATGGTGCCGCTGCCGGATTTCCTCGAGGTGAAGCTCACCGCAGGGCTGCAGCTGCTGTCCACGCAGATCGGCGTGGCGGTGATCCGCCTCGCCGGCGTGCCGGTGTTCGTCGAGGGCAACCTCATCGACCTCGGCAGCTACCAGCTGGCGGTGGCCGAGGCCTGCAGCGGCCTGCGCTACCTGTTCCCGCTGATGAGCTTCGGCTTCCTCTGCGCGGTGCTGTTCCAGGCGCCGGCCTGGCAGCGTGCCATCGTCTTCCTCTCGTCGGTGCCGCTCACGGTGCTGATGAACAGCGTGCGCATCGGCGGCATCGGCATCCTGGTGAGCCTCTACGGCTCGGAGCAGGCCGAGGGCTTCCTGCACGACTTCGAGGGCTGGGTGGTGTTCATGGCCTGCGTGGCCATCCTGTTCCTGGAGATGACGCTGATGGCGCGCCTCTCCGGGCGGCGCCTGCTGAGGTCGCTTCGCATGGACACGCCGCCGCTGGCCGAGGCCTGGCGGATCTTCACCGCGCAGGGCGCGCAGCGCGCCGGCTTCGTCGCCGGTCTCGCCGTGCTGATCGGCACCGCGATCATGGGTGTGGTCGAACAGCGCCAGGACCTGGTGCCGGCGCGTTCCAGCCTCGCCAGCTTTCCGCTGGTGCTCGGCGACTGGCATGGCAGCGAGATGCCCGTGGACCAGGTCTCGCTGGATACCCTGAAGGCGGACGACACCATCCTCGCGCTCTACCGCCGCGCCGACGAACACGCGGAAGTCAGCCTGTGGATGGCCTACTACAGCAACCAGCGCAGCGGCCGCGCCATCCACTCGCCGGCCACCTGCCTGCCTGGCGGCGGCTGGCAGATGCAGATGCTGCAGGCCGTGGAGATCCCCGACGTGCGTGCCGATGGCGGCCCGTTGCCGGTGAACCGCTCGATCATCGCCCAGGGCGGCGCCCGCCAGCTGGTGTACTACTGGTTCGCGCAGCGTGGCCGCATGCTCACCAACGAGTACCTGGTGAAGTGGTACATCTTCTGGGACGGCCTGACCCAGCGGCGCACCGACGGCGCCCTGGTGCGCGTCATCACCATGGTGGATGACGGGCCCGACGGCCTGGAGAAGGCGGACCAGCGGCTGCAGGCCTTCGTGCGCGCCCTCGACCCGAAGCTCGCCTACTTCGTGCCGGGGCGCGAAGCGGTGCTGCAGACCGCGAAGGCCGAGTGA
- a CDS encoding CoA transferase — protein MSGPLTGVKILEMTAVVLGPWACQILADMGAEVIKVEPPRGDSNRTLGASRSKGMSALYLTCNRNKRSVVLDVKQPAARAAVLKIAESCDVVIHNNRAQVMDKLGLAYKDFRAVNPKIIYCGTYGYGRKGPYGSRGALDDSIQAISGIAMLNEMVLGEPRYLPTVVADKTTAMAVVQAVTAALFSRERTGRGQEIEVPMFETMVYFVMAEHLWGMSFEPPIGTAGYTRLMSYHRKPYKTLDGYIAILPYLDNHWETFCKVSGHPELITDPRFRTLNSRVTNIDDTYSETAKIMATRSTGEWLRIFGETSVPTNAVNSLEDLVRDPHLQAVDFWQEVDHPTEGRLRMTRFPYTFSETPADVRRLQPRLGEHSVEVLREAGCSQADIDAMLESGATLQA, from the coding sequence ATGTCCGGTCCCCTCACAGGCGTCAAAATCCTCGAGATGACGGCCGTCGTCCTCGGCCCCTGGGCCTGCCAGATCCTGGCGGACATGGGTGCCGAGGTCATCAAGGTGGAGCCGCCTCGCGGTGACAGCAACCGCACCCTGGGCGCCTCGCGCAGCAAGGGCATGTCGGCGCTCTATCTCACCTGCAACCGCAACAAGCGCAGCGTGGTGCTCGACGTGAAGCAGCCCGCGGCGCGTGCCGCGGTGCTGAAGATCGCCGAATCCTGCGACGTGGTGATCCACAACAACCGCGCCCAGGTCATGGACAAGCTGGGCCTGGCCTACAAGGATTTCCGCGCCGTCAACCCGAAGATCATCTACTGCGGCACCTACGGCTATGGCCGCAAGGGTCCCTACGGCAGCCGCGGCGCCCTCGACGACTCGATCCAGGCCATCAGCGGCATCGCCATGCTCAACGAGATGGTGCTCGGCGAGCCGCGCTACCTGCCCACCGTGGTCGCCGACAAGACCACCGCCATGGCGGTGGTGCAGGCGGTGACGGCGGCGCTGTTCAGCCGCGAGCGCACCGGCCGCGGGCAGGAGATCGAGGTGCCGATGTTCGAGACCATGGTGTACTTCGTCATGGCCGAGCATCTCTGGGGCATGAGCTTCGAGCCGCCCATCGGCACCGCCGGCTACACGCGCCTGATGAGCTACCACCGCAAGCCCTACAAGACGCTGGACGGCTACATCGCCATCCTGCCGTACCTGGACAACCACTGGGAGACCTTCTGCAAGGTATCCGGTCATCCCGAGCTGATCACCGATCCGCGCTTCCGCACGCTGAACAGCCGGGTGACCAACATCGACGACACCTACAGCGAGACCGCGAAGATCATGGCCACGCGCAGCACCGGCGAGTGGCTGAGGATCTTCGGCGAGACCAGCGTGCCGACCAACGCCGTCAATTCGCTCGAGGACCTGGTGCGCGACCCGCACCTGCAGGCGGTCGATTTCTGGCAGGAGGTGGATCACCCCACCGAGGGCCGGCTGCGCATGACGCGCTTTCCCTACACCTTCTCCGAGACCCCCGCCGACGTGCGCCGCCTGCAGCCGCGCCTCGGCGAACACAGCGTCGAGGTGCTGCGCGAGGCCGGCTGCAGCCAGGCCGACATCGACGCCATGCTGGAATCCGGCGCCACGCTCCAGGCCTGA